In one window of Neofelis nebulosa isolate mNeoNeb1 chromosome 15, mNeoNeb1.pri, whole genome shotgun sequence DNA:
- the BTG2 gene encoding protein BTG2: MSQARWTGKRTDMLPEIAAAVGFLSSLLRTRGCVSEQRLKVFSGALQEALTEHYKHHWFPEKPSKGSGYRCIRINHKMDPIISKVASQIGLSQPQLHQLLPSELTLWVDPYEVSYRIGEDGSICVLYEEAPVAASYGLLTCKNQMMLGRSSPSKNYVMAVSS, translated from the exons ATGAGCCAGGCCCGCTGGACCGGGAAGAGAACAGACATGCTTCCGGAGATCGCCGCCGCCGTGGGCTTCCTCTCCAGCCTCCTGAGGACCCGGGGCTGCGTGAGCGAGCAGAGACTAAAGGTTTTCAGCGGCGCTCTCCAGGAGGCACTAACAG AGCACTACAAACACCACTGGTTTCCTGAGAAGCCGTCCAAGGGCTCCGGCTACCGCTGCATCCGAATCAACCACAAGATGGACCCCATCATCAGCAAGGTGGCCAGCCAGATCGGACTCAGCCAGCCCCAGCTGCACCAGCTGCTGCCCAGTGAGCTGACCCTGTGGGTGGACCCCTACGAGGTGTCCTACCGCATTGGGGAGGATGGCTCCATCTGTGTCCTGTACGAGGAGGCCCCGGTGGCAGCCTCCTATGGGCTCCTCACCTGCAAGAACCAAATGATGCTGGGCCGGAGCAGCCCCTCGAAGAACTACGTGATGGCGGTCTCCAGTTAG